A segment of the Candidatus Epulonipiscium sp. genome:
GATAGTATTGGATATTTTTGAATATAACAGGCAAAGAACCATGAAGAACGAATCCCCTTTGGCAGCTAGGATGCGGCCAAGAACATTAGAGGAATTCGAAGGGCAAGGGCATATAATAGGGGAAGATAAATTACTTTATAGGGCTATAAAGGCCGACAAATTAGGTTCTATCATCCTTTATGGGCCTCCAGGAACAGGGAAAACTACCTTGGCTAAAATCATTGCTAATACTACTAAGTCTGAGTTTACACAATTAAATGCTACAACATCAGGCAAGAAAGATATAATGCAGGTGGTAGAAGAGGCAAGAACTAGACTGGGGATGGTATCAAAAAAGACTATACTCTTTATAGATGAAATTCATCGTTTCAATAAAGCTCAACAAGATGCACTCCTCCCTTTTGTAGAAGACGGAACCATCATTCTCATCGGTGCTACTACAGAAAATCCCTACTTTGAAGTGAATAGGGCCCTTGTTTCTAGGTCTAGGATATTTCAATTAAAAAGCTTGTCTAGAGAAAATATTAAAAATCTAATCAAAAGGGCATTAACCAATGAGGAAAAGGGTTTAGGAAGTTACGGAGCGGAGATTTCAGAAGAAGCTTTAGAATTTTTATCAGATGTGTCCAATGGGGATGCCAGAGCAGCTATGAATGCAATTGAGTTAGGGGTTCTTACAACCAACCCTTTGGAGGATGGCAAAATACATATTACTTTAGAAGTAGCACAAGAATGTATTCAAAAGCGAGCATTAAATTATGATAAAAATGGAGATAATCATTATGATACAGTATCGGCCTTTATAAAGAGTATGCGAGGGTCCAATCCGGATGGGGCGGTGTATTATCTAGGGCGGATGTTGTATGCAGGGGAAGATCCAAAGTTTATTTCTAGAAGGATTATAATTTGTGCAGCTGAAGATGTAGGAAATGCAGACCCTAATGCGTTGCAGGTTGCTGTTTCAGCAGCTCAAGCCGTCGATTTTATAGGAATGCCTGAAGGAAGGATAATATTATCCCAGGCGGCTATTTATGTGGCATGTGCGCCAAAAAGCAATGGGGCTTATATAGCTATTGACTCTGCTATGAAAGATGTGAAAAATATTCAAATAAAGGGCATCCCAGCCCATTTAAAGGATGCTCATTATATAGGTGCATCAGACTTGGGTCACGGACAAGGGTATAAATATACCCATGAATATCCTAATAACTATGTTAAACAGCAATATTTACCGAATGAATTAATAGATAAAGTATATTACCATCCTACGGATAATGGGTATGAGGCTGTTATTAAAAAGCTTCAAAATTCAAGAAAAAATTCTATATAAAAGAGCAGCTTTGTTTATTAGTAATATTTTATAATTATATTTTTGAAAAATTAGCAAACAATAATAGAGGATTTCATCTTAAATTATGAAACCAACTACAAAAAATTTATTTTAAGGAGGAAGTTCAATGCCTACAAATACCAAGTTAGAAAAAGCTTTAGCAGGCGCTCAAGGATTATCTGCAGATTTAAAAACATTCTCTCAGGATACGGATGATCAGGCTGCTAAACAAATGTTTGACCAATTATCATGCACAGCACAAAACATTGCTCAATCTATTCAAACAAGGCTAGATTTTGTAAAAGATCAAGAGCCACAGTACAGATAAGAATATCTTATTTACTATTAAGATATTTATTATCTAAGATAATTTTTGATTGGTAAAAAATTCAATAAAAAAATAGGATTTTTAGTAATAAGTTTTATTTTTTTGCTCATACTAACTCTGAAATAAATATTAAACCTTATGAGGAGGATTCATAAATGGACAAAAACAACAAAAGAAACAACAAAAACAACAATAACAAAAACAACAACAGAAACAACAACACAAATTTAGACTTTGCAAACGAACTTGTTCCTGACAATAACAAGAATAACAAAGATAACAAAAATAACAAAAATAACGAAAGATAGTTAAATACAAAAAATCCCCACGGTTGTATCATGGGGGTTTTTGCTGTGAATTAATATTAACTATCAAGAAGAAGTGCCAGATGAAAAACTAAAAAAATCATGATAGAAGAAACAGGATACGAACTGGCTAAAAGTGAAGATGTATAAGATAGGGCAGGTATGAAAACCTGCCCTATCTTATATGCTATCTTTTAACATACGAACATCATCTTTTGAAATACTTTGTAGTAAAAACAGGAAAACAATATAGGTTATACAAGTAATAATAAGTGTTAAAAATAGACTAAACTTTAATGGAAATTTAGCTAAAAAATAAGTATTCATTAAGTATTTTGTTGTTAGTCCAGTGGCTGTAGCAGCTAAAGCAGGTTTTATAATCCATTTGTTAAGTTCAAGGGTAATAGAAGTAAATTTTAGTACCTTTCCTAAATGAAGTAAGGTGGTAACAATTGAGCTCACAATAACTCCCCATATAAATCCAAGAAGT
Coding sequences within it:
- a CDS encoding replication-associated recombination protein A; translated protein: MDIFEYNRQRTMKNESPLAARMRPRTLEEFEGQGHIIGEDKLLYRAIKADKLGSIILYGPPGTGKTTLAKIIANTTKSEFTQLNATTSGKKDIMQVVEEARTRLGMVSKKTILFIDEIHRFNKAQQDALLPFVEDGTIILIGATTENPYFEVNRALVSRSRIFQLKSLSRENIKNLIKRALTNEEKGLGSYGAEISEEALEFLSDVSNGDARAAMNAIELGVLTTNPLEDGKIHITLEVAQECIQKRALNYDKNGDNHYDTVSAFIKSMRGSNPDGAVYYLGRMLYAGEDPKFISRRIIICAAEDVGNADPNALQVAVSAAQAVDFIGMPEGRIILSQAAIYVACAPKSNGAYIAIDSAMKDVKNIQIKGIPAHLKDAHYIGASDLGHGQGYKYTHEYPNNYVKQQYLPNELIDKVYYHPTDNGYEAVIKKLQNSRKNSI
- a CDS encoding DUF1657 domain-containing protein, coding for MPTNTKLEKALAGAQGLSADLKTFSQDTDDQAAKQMFDQLSCTAQNIAQSIQTRLDFVKDQEPQYR